The segment TGATGAATGAGGGATAAAAGCACCTACAGTTCCTCAGCCTTCTAACACACAGCCGGTGCACGTTGTAGCCACAGCTCATTAACATGCTGTGTTCGGTTCATTCATCAGCCACAGGAAGCTTCATTCATCTGTTTTGAATCTGCTTCTGAGAAAAGGGGGTCGACTGCTCTGGCCTCCTGTTTCTCACTGGCCGCCGCTGTGTGGACACATCGGGACATCATGGAACGCAAGACTAATCAGCCGTATGATGTCTGGGCCACGGCAACACTGCTGCATCCGCTGGCTGCgcatcaccatggtaaccaatTCTCAAGCCCTCCGTCCTCTCGTTGCAGGTGTTGGTGGAAAAACGTCTTCTGGACAGTTTGACCTGAAGAGAACCAACACAGGCTGTGTGTCACTCCAGGGCTGCAGATGGAGAATGGAGACCTGGGTCACATGGTGcgtgtttgtctctgctgcagacattttcccGAACTGCTGCTTTCTGTCGATCAGACTTTGAACAATGTTTGAAGTTTGAAACATAACAGAggctttttttattaatttatttattctggtACTTCTGTATTTCTTGGTAGTCGAagctgaggctacatccatgaTACCATATTTTCAAACTCCGTCCACACAAAcgttttggctctgtatcagtttcaATTcccatccatactaacacacctgaaaacatgcatcacgtgaccactcaccTTTCCTTTGGCGGCACTTGCCTGTGTACACGGGAAGCATTTGGTGGTTAAATGCTGAAGTATTACTGATTGCTCAAATAATAGGTTGTCTCCCATGCAAGTAAATAGTTGTAAAATGTAgagtttaactgcacaacagctgttagcaaagacaacagaagaaaaagcttttcattgatttattaatgtcgtgttctacactggtagccgaggctaatgtcTATTGTTATCTTCAGGGAAGAGGTTTGTGTGATAGGAACCAATCAGTGAAGCTCTACGTCGTGACAAAATACCCAATCAGTAAGCGGCtgtctgtttttcctgttttctccaGATGGGGGCGCCAGTGACTCTGAACGTGGGCGGTTGTATGTACAGCGTGACTATGTCCACGCTGCAGCGTTATCCAGAGTCCATGTTGGGAGCCATGTTCAGCGGAGACTTCCCCACAGTGAAGGACTCCCATGGAAACTATTTCATCGACCGGGACGGTCCACTgtttcggtgtgtgtgtgtgtgtgtgtgtgtgtgtgtgtgtgtgtgagtgcgagtGTGGTGGGGCGATACATTTTGGAAAAAGTAAATCTACACCTAGCTGGTAAactaaatattcacatttacagtatgacaTGCTAAATGTTAATGAGTGTTAGCATGTTACCAAACTACCACAATAAATGTTAGATTGGAAACCCTTGCCATTCTGATGAGGCTCATCACCGGAGGCCTTCCTGAGTCCATTACAGGATATATCTTTATATCAGGATATATCTACAATCACCACATGTACAATGCAAACTATATATTTCTAAGCTactttttatagatttttatcGTCAGTTGGAACTTTAGCTCAGGTTTGAAGCCACATGCGTAGtaaggaagtgaagtgaagaagTATGAAGAGACAGACgcatccttttgtttttttcataggATTTGTTGACAGAACAACACTCACATTATTCTTTAACACACGAGTCAACTAAACTTTCAGGAAatccaaaacaaacttttcccaCCCTGATAGAGTTAGTATCTGTGTGAATGaacagcagctctctctcccctcctgtcccGACGTCAACTGACAGCTCAGAGTTTTACAGACTCATCAGCTCAGCAGTCCGGACTGAtcctgtctctttctgctgTTTCAGCTACATCCTCAACTTCCTGCGGACGTCGGAGCTCACGCTGCCGTGCGACTTCAAGGAGACGGCGCTGCTCAGGAAGGAGGCTGACTTCTATCAGATCGAGCCCCTGCTCCACTGCCTGGGAGACCCCAGACCCGGGCTGCCCTACCCCACTGACTCTTATGAGGAGGTAGTGGAACTGTCCAGCACCAGGAAACTGTCTAAATACTCCAACCCCGTTGCAGTCATCATCACGCAACTCACCATCACCACCAAGGTCAGTGGGAACAGGATGGTCAGGCTTGTCTCATATTGTGTTGAGTAAATATTACAAGTTTGTTCACAGTTATTACAccttattataataataataataatctgtcaCATGCTAATAACCTTAAGCAAAGTAGGAAAGGCTAATGTTGATTGAGAGTTTCTGTTTGAGTATAAACAATTTAATATATGTAATTTTATAATATACGGCTTAAAAGatacaaatcatttttattagaACAGCAACaccaataaaacaatattaataattacttaaatatattttgatcaCTCCCTGTCCTTCTTCAGGTCCATGCAGTGTTGCAGTCCATCTCCAGCAGTTTCACAaagtggaacaaacacatgatggACACCAGAGACTACCAGGTGTCCTTCACCTTCGGACCATGTGACCaccaacaggaagtcagcctGCGTGTCCACCTGCTCGACTTCATCTCCAAAGCTGTACGTGGCTTTTATCTCACTTTcggggtgtgggtgtgtgggtgtgctaTTTTGTCCAGGTGGGAAGTGCATTAAAATGAGGCCGGGTATTTTGGAGGAAAATTTGTCTTGGACTTAGCAGACGTCTGCTGCCACTTTGGTTATTTTATCAACAAGAGACAGAGCAGATGTGCAACAATAACAGAATAATGCTTCATATGTAAATTGTTGCTCTACAACCAATTTAAACATACAAATTTggcataaaatgtgtttatggtATTTAAATCAGGAATGtcagtaaatataaaatacctGTATTTATCTATAAACAACAGTATCCGTTGTCCACAGCTGCTTTATACTATATTATCCTTCCATTCATTAAATCCCTGCAGCTAtgtggtggcaacaggaaacacatttacTGATAAATGTGAGGCATCTGGTTCgagaagtgaaatgaaaaaccaCACTGTCTGCCCCtggcgtgcgtgcgtgtgcgtgtgtgtgcgtgtgtgtgcgtgcacgtgcgtgcgtgcgcgtgtgtgtgtgtgtgtgtgtgtgtgttgtgatgctCTCAACCATTCAGACAACAATATGACTTCCGAGAGaatcttctttttatttgttgagcTGTTGACAAGCATCATTATGTTTTAGAGCAATTAGATCATAgattgtgttttaaagatggacgacatgacagctcctcaaaagtgaaggctggctgcagtaaaggtaataaacctgcctcctccatgttagcagatggggcatggaccaaaccaaaaagccAAAGACCAcattaagtttttcttttaatatggtttctgtcattttaggtagttcttaccacactgatgtttgttcaagtgttttttttttttttggtgctataaaaatgggatgaaacattatgattgacagctgagactgactcgtgattggtctAAACTGGTACTGGGTGGACCATCGCTACCTCAGCTCCATCCACTGATGGCTACGGCACAGACTCTGGGTCCATacgcacaagatggcagtggaCATGTCTGGGATattgtggcttcatttctggatagtggggggggggaggggagacacatcgtccatctttatatacagtctatcaATGAGACCAGTGATGTGATGGGCTGGATGTGAATTTGTTTATCACCATACTTCCTGATATACACTCCACTTCAGCCGGTCCTTTAGCACTTGGCTCTGCTGCACCTGCATGACAGTTAAAATAAGACAGGGTGTGTAGAAATGATCTCGACAGAAAACGCTGCTTCGATGTCGATATCAACACTTAGAAATGAGACAGTTTTAGCTTGTGGACAACATTAAACAATTCATAGAGGTCAGTAAGTCTGACATGTTCAAGAGCTGATTTGTTACATTAATTCAGCATTTTCCACGTCAtggtttaaagtaaaattaTCACTTATATGATGACTGATTTGTGTCTTGTTATTTTCCAGGGTTTCGCAATACGCAACACACGTGTTCACCACATGAGTGAACGAGCCAATGAAAACACTGTGGAACACAATTGGACGTTCTGCCGACGAGTTCGGAAAGTTAATGACTGACGGATTAACCCGAGGGACGGACTGGACGTTACCATGGTGTCTTCACATAGACAGAGATCTGTTGGTGATGGTGGTTTTGTTGatatgtgttgatgttttgcatgttgtgtgtttgtgtgtctactCAGAAGAGTTACTGTCAGGCTAGCACATTAGCTGCTTTTGGTACAATATCGTGAAGATTTAAACATAAATCTCATTTGCTTtattatatacatacatactgtatatacatatggCTAATACAACAATGTTTTAGGAAATAGTGGGCTTTCAGGTTAGACTGTCTGAAGACGAATGACATGATggcttccaaaagtgaagccaaaatatcttgatcgctccctggtggctggttacAACATAGGTCTtaaacccttcctcctccacgtCAACAGggaggacatggaccaaagtacAGATCAGCCCTATCACAAATCTGTTATGTGTCAGaaactgaatgaataataattgcaaataaaaaaatctgaaaaaggaTCATCTTGGTTTCTATTTTTCTTCTAAACTTCAGAATTCAACTTGTCTACTAGACAagtgtaatggaaaatgttacCAATATACCACGCTTGTATTATCTCTGCTTGTGCATActatttctctgtgtgaaactCAGAGCCACATATCTGCAGAATGCTCGTCTTCACCACCAAGACCTCGAGGAGGCCTtcagcaggtgtttgtgtcttatctcctgggatttaaCTATTCACTCAGTTCgcacacatagttcacacacacacacagacacatttcttCATTGTATCAACATAAAAAGCATACGCCTGCAACTgtttgtcattccctctgcagaatgctcatCGCACACTGTATGactgtctgaccttccttgcaaggaataaaaTCCTCTTAAAAGACTATAAGTCTcgaatctctttatttcagaagtctcaccaggtcaaatttccatcacacaagATTAAGTATAGGTTCACTTTTTTTCCAGGTGTGTTTTAATGTCGTGTTACGTGTCAAACTTCTTTTTCCAGAACAGCAGCATCTTATCTAAAAATCACACACTGAGGGAGCAGTAAGCCTGCCTTGTTgggttcagtgtaaacaagcaaagTTAGCATAATGAAAGGGATTCTTCTATTCACATTTACTCATTTGGCaaacgcttttatccaaagtgacaaACTGCGGGACAACGCTAAAGCTTTAGTGCAGTAGGAGACCTTTTAGAAGTGCGGAAAGTGTTGAATAAGACAAAGTGTGGGAGATGAGGTAGAGAAATGTACTGAAAGTGCACACTTAGTGCTAGTTAGGGTGTCAGAAGAGTAGGTGCTCTTAAGAAGATATGTGTCTTAAAGAGGATCTTGAAAATGAAGAGGAACATGGCTGCTCTCAGAGCATTTGAGAGGCTACCTCAATCCACCATCAGGGAACCAGAGATGAGCAAAGTCTGGAAAATACTGCAGGATCCCTGTTTAAAAGGGGTTTAAGTATATCTCTAGACACTCAACAgcatatttaaattcacaaatgGTAAATATATGCTGCTCTTCTGATCCAAATGTTTAAGTTTAGTTAAATTAACAAACAGGGCCGTCTTTGCTGCATATTCAGATTGACATACAAGatcctgttttttttgccaTCTGGTTGAATTTCATTACCTGGTCAGACCCACAATTTAAAACCTTGCAGTACTGTGTGAATCAACACTGTGAAATGGCATCACTGTGTTGAGGCAGCAGGGATCCTGACAGACAGGCAAAAACTGCAAGGGAGTCGACTTTTACCACGACACAAAAAATCTAACAACCAGCAAGATGCTTGTGTTCCCAGATCAGTTGGATAAATGATCTCTCTAGTGAGTTCTGAACAGAGCCCAGGAGGCATCGTAAACAGATGCCAGGTCAGCCTCAACTGgctcctttgaatcaaaggagCAGCAACTGCACTTCAGGCTCTCAGAGCTCCTCACACTGCCACACTATGGAGATAGCCCATTCTGGCTGTTTGAAAGATCGGCAGATTAGACAGTTATGCCTTCCAGCTCAGCTCCCTCTTCCCAACTACAGTCTGGTACAACTCCCATATTATTGCTGACACCACACCAATCATCTGACCATCCCCCGCTCGATCCTCCCCTCACCAGTGAACAAGTTCCAAGGTActtactctctttctcttggGGCACCAACTCACTCCGAACCCAGAGACATCAATTGACCATTTTCCAGCACAGAAGGTAGAACCCTTTCCAGGACCCCACCCAGAGACTCCAAGAACAGGGGTACTCTGAACTGCTGTAGTGCATAAACACAGCCTTATGTTTAGTAACTTGAAATTGCGTAAAGACAACCCTCTTGTTCGCTTGATCCCACAGTATATCTATAAATGAGAAGATAAACTTGAACCCATCAGCTATTGTCCGATGACAAATTGGCCTCAGAGGTGATTGGTCAATATTTTTAGTCTTCTGGTTTGGACAGTGGATATCTGGCCCAAGACTCTGTCTTCCATTTGCCGTAGATTGTTTTCAGTCCAACAATTCCACATGAGTCAAACGTTTCTAGTGCGGCACCACAGCcaattcatccattatctataccactaatcctttgagggtcgcaggggggctggggccaatcccagctggcTCCCGctgagaggcagggtacactcTGGAGAGGATGCCAGTCCATCATAGACCATCCAGTCCATATAACAACCATGCTCACATTCCCACCAACCACCAATTGCGAGTCACAAATGATCCCAAGCTGCACATCTTTCGAATGGCAAGGGGAGAACACACAAACTCCACATAGAAAGACCCGGATCAGCCAGCAGGTTCGAGGTTGCTATGAGGTGACTGTGCTAACCAGGGTCCCACTGTGCCATTCCTGTGCCATTCCTGTGCCATTCCTGtgccaaacatgaaagaaactAAATGATAATTGTTTAGTTCCTTTGTAAGCCCCAAGGATCTGTTcaaaaattgtttatttaaagaatcAGTAAGTTGTTAAAAATCACCACAGTAATCAGTTTACTGTCACACTGAGAGCATAAAGGCAATGTCCACAACTTTTCGAATTGtcttttattgtatatttattgcAAACATTTAGCAGGGGCAAAGCATAGGGCGTTGATTAAAATCTAATATAACATTTTTGAAAGTAAAgggtaaaatataaaagataaagatgagTAAATGCTgtaaaaggaggaaaacattATGAAATTTGGAGAGAGCGGCGGCTCGGCCGAAGCCGCGTGTCTTTTCCTACCAAAAGTCTGAATTCTGTTGAAAACTCCAAACTCAGTACAAAGTCCAAAAGTCCTCTTTATAAATCCAAGACTTGCGTGGTAGAGCAGGCAAAAGTGTCAACAGAGTAATGTCGCAATCCACAGCTCCATCGGCTTGTCTCTATGTTGAGATTTTAACTCCCCAGAATAATAATTCTAAGCTGACTCCCGctgagaggcagggtacactcTGGAGAGGATGCCAGTCCATCATAGACCATCCAGTCCATATAACAACCATGCTCACATTCCCACCAACCACCAATTGCGAGTCACAAATGATCCCAAGCTGCACATCTTTCGAATGGCAAGGGGAGAACACACAAACTCCACATAGAAAGACCCGGATCAGCCAGCAGGTTCGAGGTTGCTATGAGGTGACTGTGCTAACCAGGGTCCCACTGTGCCATTCCTGtgccaaacatgaaagaaactAAATGATATATGACCTACAGGGCTCAGCTGGACTTTGTGTTTATAGCATACAagaaatacaaatctggatgcTTTTTTATCTCGTGTCCAGATAATGTATGAGAAGAGAAGGATTTTGTGAGTTTATATGGAATACATTTAAATTGGATTGACATTCCTGATTTAAACATGATTAACACATTTTATGCCTACTTATGTCTGAATTGGCTGTAGAGCAACAATTAACATATTGAGCTGTTACCATTTACAGCCCAGCTGCTACTTGTGTTTGATGAATGTGCAGTCCCAACTACCACTGGTATTATTAGGGCCTGAGCAGCAACCACTGCGAGGACCCTGCCAACAACAGCCAGACACAAACCACTCCGGTTTCCATATCTTTTATTTGAGAACAGGCGCAAACATAAATTCATATAActaaacattcattttaaactCCATCCAAGTGTCTACCCTGCTTCTACTGAAAAAGTATTAATTCCTAATAGCcatgtgagaaaaaaatagTCTTTCAGTCACGCCTGTTAACGGAAGCTCTCCTCTTATAATCCGTGCACTTGGAAGTTGCTATGAAATTGTTTAGTTCCTTTGTAAGCCCCAAGGATCTGTTcaaaaattgtttatttaaagaatcAGTAAGTTGTTAAAAATCACCACAGTAATCAGTTTACTGTCACACTGAGAGCATAAAGGCAATGTCCACAACTTTTCGAATTGtcttttattgtatatttattgcAAACATTTAGCAGGGGCAAAGCATAGGGCGTTGATTAAAATCTAATATAACATTTTTGAAAGTAAAgggtaaaatataaaagataaagatgagTAAATGCTgtaaaaggaggaaaacattATGAAATTTGGAGAGAGCGGCGGCTCGGCCGAAGACGCGTGTCTTTTCCTACCAAAAGTCTGAATTCTGTTGAAAACTCCAAACTCAGTACAAAGTCCAAAAGTCCTCTTTATAAATCCAAGACTTGCGTGGTAGAGCAGGCAAAAGTGTCAACAGAGTAATGTCGCAATCCACAGCTCCATCGGCTTGTCTCTATGTTGAGATTTTAACTCCCCAGAATAATAATTCTAAGCTGTAGATCTACTCTGTAGAGACTTTCTCTAAGATAAGAGAAGACAGcattctctttctctcgtctGTATCTGGGAAGAGACTTCACCGGTCAGCACGGCCGCCGAAAATACAAAACCTCCATTCTTGCTAATTCTCTCCTTATATACGTTTTGATATTTGACCCGCCCACTTACTGGAACACTTTGTTCATTACTAGCTCTGATCCACACCCTGTCGCTGGTTACTGTTGCGCAACGCTAGTTCCTCTTTTACACAGAACTGTCCCTCTTTTCGGAACAGGGGAGTGGCACATCAACAGATTTAGCAGTGTTGGCAAATCTCACAGAATGTTCCAGTACACGGAGTGAGTGGAAAACAAGACAACAATACATTGAACTCATTTGACCTCAACCATTTAACCTCATTAATCATTACTTTTAAGaatttacttttacatttcaccAGAGGCTTTTAACTCTAAATCACCCATGACCTCTTTTGCGACAATATATAAAATGAGTTAATTGCTAAAGCGCTTTAGCGACAAACACAAAAATTggcatatatatgtatatataaagaaGTATCGACACCCTGGACATGTGCTGTATATAAggacatttcaaatgaaattagATTGACTCTCAAGCCCGATTATTTGAAGAGATATCTaggataatatatatatatatatatatatatatatatataagtagtTAATTGCTAAAGCTATTtagccacaaacacaaaaatcgGCAAAAGCCCCGCCCCCGCCGTGACGTCAGTGTCTTGGGTAGAGTCTAAGTTGGTTTATCTATCGTGTTGTTATAGATTCAAACACATGTACGTTTATTTACTCAGCCGTTATATACACCAACGTCtggtttaaatataaaaaaaaaaaaatctcgttttgtttctctttcagaaATTATTTAGTTTGTggttatccccccccccccccctcggagCTGACAGAGCCCGccccctgtcctctctctccccggCAGCCTCCGCCTCTCCTCCCCGCTCCGTCTTCCACTCGGCTGTTGTTGCAGCCATTTTACTGTGGACCGTCGGCGCAGCGGCGGGAGGAGGATGCCGACGCAGCCCCGTTAAAAGGTAAATTCTGCCGCCACGTTCACCGCGTTCCCTCGTGTCGCTCGCCGCGGGGTTTCCGATCCAGCCAGAGGGGAAGCGGAGGAgagtgggggtggtggtgggggggggagtcgaGCGGCCGCGGCGGCGCAGGCAGCTTCAACTCACGGCAAAGGTTGAGAGTGTTTGTCGCCGCCACTTCTCAAGTCCGTGAGAAAAATGGCGACGTCTTTCACCAAGCCAATGAAAGTTGTAAATGAGCCTCTGCGTGGAGGCTACGTGAATATTTAGCTGGCTACAGTTGAACAGCACCTGGAAGCAATTTGAGCGTTATTGGCGCGTCCATGTGGGGGCGCTCAAGAGCCAGCGAACCATTCAGGATTGCGCACATCTTGTAGCTTAACCCTCATTTGCTAGGACGTTTTCCCAGcatgtcagatttttcttttaaacaagtTGACCttaagtgtgttttctttgttctctttAGTCGAGTAAACAGTTAGCTTGTTTTGTCAGATTAGCTGCGAGAAGAATCCTCACGAATGTCTTCATTGTGTGGCTTCCACAACTTCGTAACTCGTGAGTTCTCCGTAAAGCTGCGAGTTCCCTAGTTATGACGTTTTTAAGAAATTGTGTAATTCGTGGAATGTTATTTTTTAGTCGATATATTAAGTCTTATAGTTTTTATTCTGAATTGTGTTATGCGTCTGAGGAAACTTCCTATGTCTCGGGTTTTATCCGCTTTTATTATACCTTTGCATTTCCATCATTACGTTACACGCTAGCTAGCTTACTTTATGGTTAGCCTCTGTGGCTTCACCGACAACAATGTTGCCTGGCAACGACTTAACCCTGTGTACACCAATCAAACTCAAATCATAACGCACAAGTTCTGTTTTGAAGGCATCGCATCTGGTAATCTTGTGCGGCCGCTGTTGAAGGCTGTATGGGCGCTATCAAGACCTGGCCGCACCATGATTGGATGAACATTTACTAAATGCCAGTGTGCGCTGGACGAGTCATCAACAGctgaacatttttatataaaaatactaACTTGTTTTCTGACGTATAATAAGAGATAAAAAAAGCATTAGTATGCCAAATCATACCCTGGACATAAGCGGTATACAACCCAAAAAGGCAATGCTAACTTTCATAGACTCTAGTAATGCAATTCCATAACAACGtcatattgatattttattgtttctctaGCCCCATTGTTTGCGGAGGTATCTagggaaatgtgttttaagtaGGGCTATAACAACTAATCGAACAAATATTTGGCAATACATTTCATCATGGAGTATTTGGCTCTTTGTCTTAATGCACGGCACACCCTGTGGCAGTGTCTCCGGAGGTGGTGATGCTGGATAATACAAGTCCAGCACCGGGTCAAATTCTAAGTCCAGACTTCTATTCCAACATGTAAACGTCACAATTACTGGAGTCCCAATATTGTTCAGAAGAATTCACTGGAGATGATCAAAGTTCTTTCACAAGAGATAAACCCGAGCTGGCTCCGGAACCTAAACCTCGGTACTCCTGCTTACATAGCCCAAGCTGGCCTCCTATCAGGTGGGTTTCTCCACCTCCATTTTAGTTTAAACTTGTTGTTTTATCCCCAAAATAATGGTGTCTGTCTCCCCCTACTGGCCCTTATGAGCCAATTTTATTGGTGTCACACCTAGACATGTCCAGACTTGCCTTAGACACCAATAGTTCTGCGGGGTCCTGGGTACTTCCAGGCGGCTGGGGAATCTTGTCAGACTGATTTGTTGACTCCATTATGTTTAGGAGACTTCAGacagtattttttttagaaCTTAGTATATATGTTACTACACTAGATGCATTTATAGTACAGGGTGTACTGTATCTTTAACACAGGGTATATTTAATAAGAGCATTCCACGCACAGAGTAAACATTTAACAAGGTTTTTCACAACAGTGAGAGCCGGCCAGCTAGCACCGTGTCTTGTGTTGCTCTCTTGATGATGCCGTCTCCTCTTCGGAGTACATGTTTAAAAATGGTGGAGACGAACGTCACAAAAAATCCTGTGGATACGACATTAAAGCCCTCAAAGACAACTGTTAGCTGCAAATGCGCAAAGCTGATTTTTCCTGGCCTGGCAGCACAACATCACAAAAGATATCtttgttgaccttgacctttgacctgtcagctccaaaagttaatcattCAGAGATACCCTACAAAGTAATATTCTCTCCCTCCATGTGTTGTTGATGAATTTTGTCCATAAACAGAcaggtaaacaaaaacatggctTTGTCCGTGTGCTCTGTAATTCACTATTAACTCAGGGACAAAACTGTATAGTTAttcatgagagagagaaatgcattCAAGGTcacaactgcagctgagacCATGAGGTCTGACTATCTGCATGGAGGGTAAAAATGTTACGGTCCATAGTGCACGCAGTAGCTCAGGGTAGTGCGATAATGCAGTAacttgcacacagacacactctgtcACATGTTATC is part of the Hippoglossus hippoglossus isolate fHipHip1 chromosome 5, fHipHip1.pri, whole genome shotgun sequence genome and harbors:
- the kctd6a gene encoding BTB/POZ domain-containing protein KCTD6a isoform X1, which codes for MENGDLGHMMGAPVTLNVGGCMYSVTMSTLQRYPESMLGAMFSGDFPTVKDSHGNYFIDRDGPLFRYILNFLRTSELTLPCDFKETALLRKEADFYQIEPLLHCLGDPRPGLPYPTDSYEEVVELSSTRKLSKYSNPVAVIITQLTITTKVHAVLQSISSSFTKWNKHMMDTRDYQVSFTFGPCDHQQEVSLRVHLLDFISKAGFAIRNTRVHHMSERANENTVEHNWTFCRRVRKVND
- the kctd6a gene encoding BTB/POZ domain-containing protein KCTD6a isoform X2 translates to MENGDLGHMMGAPVTLNVGGCMYSVTMSTLQRYPESMLGAMFSGDFPTVKDSHGNYFIDRDGPLFRYILNFLRTSELTLPCDFKETALLRKEADFYQIEPLLHCLGDPRPGLPYPTDSYEEVVELSSTRKLSKYSNPVAVIITQLTITTKVHAVLQSISSSFTKWNKHMMDTRDYQVSFTFGPCDHQQEVSLRVHLLDFISKAVRGFYLTFGVWMCNNNRIMLHM